In Thermanaerovibrio velox DSM 12556, the genomic stretch CATGGCGGTGCCGGTCTTGGTCTTGAGGAACCCCCACATGATGAAGCACATGAGGGCGAAGAAGAGGAACATGCCGGTGGGGAAGTAGAAGTTGGGGCCTATGTTGAAGGCCAAGAAGTCGCTCAACACCTTGAGCCAGTAGCCCTGCACGCTTATGGTGGTTCTAAGGCCGGAGCCGCCGTATCCCCATATCATGTTGGGGCTCTTGTAGGGGAGCAGAAGCCACGCCATGCACATGAGGGCCACGGAGGAGAAGCCCACGTAGGTGGCTATCATCATCTCGTCCCCCTTGACCCGGTTGAGCAGAAGCCCGTAGCCGTAGCCCAGCACCACCGCCAGTAGAACCGCTATGGCCATGGCGGTGAGGAACCCCATCATGCCGGTAACGTTGAGCTCGATGCTGGTCACGGCCCCCACAAGGCCGGCGATTATCCCAAGCGGCAGCCCGAAGTTAAGCCCGCACCCCGACTGGACCATGGGGACCAGGGCAAGCACCATGACGCCGTTCATCCCCACCCGCACCAGAGTATCGCTCAGGGAGGTGTCCACCCGGACCCCCACGAAGGGGGCCGCCACGAAGAGGGAGACCAGGAAAAGCCCTATGATGACCCTGGGCCAGCCGGCGGCCTCTATAAAGGACTTAAGCTTATCAGTCACAGGCCTTCACCTTCTCTTCCGTTTCAACCTTGATCTCTCCCATCATGAGGAGCCCGAACTCCTCAGAAGGCGCCTTGGCGGGGAGCACCCCCGCTATGCGGCCCTCGTCCACTATGGCTATGCGGTCGCATATGGACCTGAGCTCCTCCAGCTCCGACGAGGTCATCACTATGGTGGTTCCGTACTCCCGGTTGTAGCGCCGCAGGGTGTCCAGCACCAGCTTCTTGGCCCCCACGTCTATGCCCCGGGTTGGCTCGGAGACGAAGAGCACGTCGGGGCGCACCACGAAGGCCTTGGCAAGGCAGACCTTCTGCTGGTTGCCGCCGGACAGCTCCACCGCCCTCTGCTTTGGGCCGGTGCACTTTATCTCCAGGGCCTTTATGTACTCGTTGGCGCACTCCTCTATGGCCTTGTCGTCCCTCCACTTGATGAGGCCTCCCATGAG encodes the following:
- a CDS encoding ABC transporter permease subunit, which produces MTDKLKSFIEAAGWPRVIIGLFLVSLFVAAPFVGVRVDTSLSDTLVRVGMNGVMVLALVPMVQSGCGLNFGLPLGIIAGLVGAVTSIELNVTGMMGFLTAMAIAVLLAVVLGYGYGLLLNRVKGDEMMIATYVGFSSVALMCMAWLLLPYKSPNMIWGYGGSGLRTTISVQGYWLKVLSDFLAFNIGPNFYFPTGMFLFFALMCFIMWGFLKTKTGTAMTAVGSNPEFARASGIDVDKMRIVSVVLSTVFGAIGILVYEQSFGFIQLYMGPFYMAFPAVAAILLGGASVNKASMLNVIVGTFLFQGILTMTPSVINSIMQTDMSEVIRIIVSNGMILYALTRKVQVKR